The nucleotide sequence ATCTCGATGTTGGACCGAAGAAAATGTTCCGAGCCCGTTTCATCCGCCGAAGCAGAAGCGGAGGCGGACGCATCGGTGGTTGCGTCACCCTCGAATACGGTAGCGCATCGGAGCCTTTCGAGACGCTGGCGGAGGGAGGGCAGGGGGTCACCGCACCGATCGCAGACGGGCGGTGTGGACGGCCGGATCGCCGACCAGCAGCCCTCGCAGATGGAGCCGTGCCGGAGGTGCTGAAGAACCGCGCCGCACGTGGCGCACGATGGGGCGAGCAGCACCAGCGCAGTGGCTTCGGCGGTTTGCGCGATGCGGTGCGCAAGGCTCCGCCACCTGTCAGGCGGGTGTCTCGGGCACGGTAGTGCGCTCGGCGCTGCCCCAGAGCCGCTCCAGGCTGTAGAAGCGGCGCTGATCAGCCGTAAAGACGTGCACGACGAAATCGAAGTAGTCGAGCAGGATCCAGTTCGATCGGTCATAACCCTCGACGTGCGCGGGTCGGGTGCCGGACGTGCCGAGCGTCATCTCGATCGCCTCGGCGATGGCCTTCACCTGCCGGGAATTCTGACCCGTGCAGATCAGGAAGTAGTCCGTGAATGACGACACCTCCCTGAGGTTCAGCGCCACCACGTCGGTGGCCTTCTTCCCGTAGGCGGCCCTGGCCGCCTGGAGGATGTCGTCGGGCAGCACGTGATCGGTCGACTCGCGTCGCGTCTGGGTTGTAGTCATGCAAGTTGCCCGCCGCCTCGAACCCCCGTCGGCGCGTGCTCGGGAGGAGCGCCGTACAGGCCGTGGCGGCGAATATGTCTGTCGATGGCGGAAGGCACGAGGCCTGCGATCGGACGGCCGTCGCGCGCCCGTGAACGGATGTCAGTGGAGGACACGTCCGGGGTGGGACAATCGAGCAAAAACACGCGTGGGGCCGTCTCGTCTGGAACCATCGCCCCTTCGCCATGGACCGTCAGCATGCGCGAGGCCAGGGCGGGGAGGCGCGCCGGCAGCTCGGTGGCAGAGATGCCTGGTCGCGACGAGACGACGAAGTGGGCGAGCGAGAGCACGTCGGGGTATTCGCGCCAGGTGGCAATTTCTGCAAACGCGTCCGCGCCCGTCAGAAAGAAAATCTGCCACGCGGCATACCCAACCGCGTGCAGGCGGCGAAGCGTGTCGGCGGTATAGGACGGCCCCGGCCGAACCAGTTCGATGTCGCTGGCGACCAGATAGGGGTGCGCCGCGCACACCATGGCGACCATCGCGAACCGGTGGAACGGAGAGGCCGCCGGACCCGCGGCGCGGTGCGGCGGTGCCAGCGACGGGATGAGCAGGATCTCGTCGAGCGAGAGCATGCGGCGTGCGGCATCGGCCACGGCCAGATGGCCGAGGTGGATCGGATCGAAGGTGCCGCCGAGGACGCCCGTGCGTCGCGCGGTCGTCACTGGTCAGGAGACGGAGGGGAAAGGTGCCGCCACATGGCTTCGACCAGTGCGCTGACGCCTTCACCGGTGACGGCCGAGATCCGATAGAGCGGAATGCGCCGCGTTGCCAGGTGCGCCTCCAGCCGATCCACGGCCTCGGGATCAGCCACCACGTCCATCTTGTTGGCCGCCGCCAACTGAGGTTTGTCGGCCAGTTCCGGACGGTACAGCTCGAGTTCGCGCCGGATCGTGTCGAAGTCTACCACCGGATCACGCCCGGTGGCGCCCGAAACATCGATCATGTGAATCAGCAGACGCGTCCGCTCGAGATGCCGGAGGAACTGATGGCCGAGCCCCAGTCCGCGGTGTGCGCCCTCGATGAGTCCCGGCACATCGGCCACGACGAAGGAGCGGTTGTCGCTCAGGGCGACCACGCCGAGATGCGGCGTCAATGTCGTGAACGGGTAGTCGGCGATCTTGGGTTTGGCGGCCGAGATGCGAGCGATGAGCGTCGACTTGCCGGCATTCGGGAATCCGACCAGACCTACGTCCGCCAGCAGCTTCAACTTCAGGCGCAGCAGCTTGATTTCGCCAGGAATCCCCGGATCGGCACGCCTCGGCGCCCGGTTGGTCGCGCTCGCGAAGCGCGCGTTACCGCGGCCGCCCTGGCCGCCGGCGGCAATCCTGAAACGCTCGCCTGCCACCGTCAAATCGGCGACCTCGACTGGTTCGCCGCCATCCTCGGACACTTCCAGCACAGTGGTGCCCACCGGCACATCGAGCGGCAGGTCCTTGCCGTTTTTGCCATGGCAGTTCGAGCCCATGCCGTGCTGGCCGCGCTGGGCACGGAAGTCGGGATGGAAGCGGTAGGTCACCAGCGTGTTCACGTGCGGGCTGGCAACCAGGAACACCGAGCCCCCGTCGCCGCCGTCACCCCCGCTTGGGCCGCCGCGCGGCACGAACTTCTCGCGCCGAAACGCCACGCACCCGCGGCCCCCGTCGCCTGCGGACACGCGGACGTCGACTTCGTCAACAAACATGCGGCCTCACGGTAACACACCCCACAAGCCGGGCCTCGACAAAGCGGCGGACCTCAGCCAGATCTCGTGCGACCACCACGCCGTCCGGCACGCGCCATTCGACCAGCTGATCGCCAAAAAACGCGATAACGGGCTTTCCGTACCGCACGGCCAGCTCCACCTCAGATTGCGTCCCTTCGCCGCCGGGCAACGCGACCACAACATCCGAACTGAGCACGTTAATGTGATTGCGGCTGCGCGCGTCGGCGCCACTGATCCCGCTCAGCGGTAGATGCGTGAAGATGGCAATCTCGACCCACTGATTCGGGTACCCCGTCCGTGGGACCGGCCCGCCATCTTGAAGATCTGACGGCAGCACGCCAACCACGAGCCCGGCCCGGGGCGAGACGCGTGCGAACGCTCGGCTCACCGCCTCCATCGCAGCCACGCCGCCACCGGTCAGCAGGTGAACGCCTATGCCGGCGAGAAAGCGGCCCAGTGGCTCGGCGAGCTCGTCATAGGACCGGCTGCTCGATCCCATCACGCCGACGACCGGCCGGCGCCTGGCGCTGCTCGTCATGATGTCCTCTTACGTCCGCGACCCGCGAAATTGAGACTGACATGAGAAATTGGGTCTGACCCCATTTTCCGTCATGAGCAGCGGGGCTTGGCCCCAATTCTCCTGCGGCGTCCGTACACACGAAAGCCACGGGTGTGGACCCCGTGGCCTGTCGGGCACTGACTACTCTTCGACGATCGGCACGATGCTGATCGAGCGGCCGCCGCGGCCGTGGTCTTCGAACTTCACCACGCCGGCGATCTTGGCAAACAGCGTGTCGTCTTTGCCCAGACCGACATTGAGCCCCGGCCTGAACTTGCGGCCTCGTTGCCGAACCAGGATTGACCCGCCCGAGACGATGTTGCCGCCGAATCGCTTGACGCCGAGGCGCTGCGAGTTGCTGTCGCGGCCGTTACGGGAACTGCCCTGTCCTTTTTTATGTGCCATCTCTGGTGGTCCTGTCTAGATCTGGATGCCGGTGATGCGCACGCGGGTCTGGTCAGCG is from Acidobacteriota bacterium and encodes:
- the rsfS gene encoding ribosome silencing factor; translated protein: MTTTQTRRESTDHVLPDDILQAARAAYGKKATDVVALNLREVSSFTDYFLICTGQNSRQVKAIAEAIEMTLGTSGTRPAHVEGYDRSNWILLDYFDFVVHVFTADQRRFYSLERLWGSAERTTVPETPA
- the nadD gene encoding nicotinate-nucleotide adenylyltransferase; protein product: MTTARRTGVLGGTFDPIHLGHLAVADAARRMLSLDEILLIPSLAPPHRAAGPAASPFHRFAMVAMVCAAHPYLVASDIELVRPGPSYTADTLRRLHAVGYAAWQIFFLTGADAFAEIATWREYPDVLSLAHFVVSSRPGISATELPARLPALASRMLTVHGEGAMVPDETAPRVFLLDCPTPDVSSTDIRSRARDGRPIAGLVPSAIDRHIRRHGLYGAPPEHAPTGVRGGGQLA
- a CDS encoding molybdenum cofactor carrier protein, with product MTSSARRRPVVGVMGSSSRSYDELAEPLGRFLAGIGVHLLTGGGVAAMEAVSRAFARVSPRAGLVVGVLPSDLQDGGPVPRTGYPNQWVEIAIFTHLPLSGISGADARSRNHINVLSSDVVVALPGGEGTQSEVELAVRYGKPVIAFFGDQLVEWRVPDGVVVARDLAEVRRFVEARLVGCVTVRPHVC
- the obgE gene encoding GTPase ObgE, with amino-acid sequence MFVDEVDVRVSAGDGGRGCVAFRREKFVPRGGPSGGDGGDGGSVFLVASPHVNTLVTYRFHPDFRAQRGQHGMGSNCHGKNGKDLPLDVPVGTTVLEVSEDGGEPVEVADLTVAGERFRIAAGGQGGRGNARFASATNRAPRRADPGIPGEIKLLRLKLKLLADVGLVGFPNAGKSTLIARISAAKPKIADYPFTTLTPHLGVVALSDNRSFVVADVPGLIEGAHRGLGLGHQFLRHLERTRLLIHMIDVSGATGRDPVVDFDTIRRELELYRPELADKPQLAAANKMDVVADPEAVDRLEAHLATRRIPLYRISAVTGEGVSALVEAMWRHLSPPSPDQ
- the rpmA gene encoding 50S ribosomal protein L27 translates to MAHKKGQGSSRNGRDSNSQRLGVKRFGGNIVSGGSILVRQRGRKFRPGLNVGLGKDDTLFAKIAGVVKFEDHGRGGRSISIVPIVEE